Proteins encoded in a region of the Planococcus shixiaomingii genome:
- a CDS encoding transporter substrate-binding domain-containing protein produces the protein MKRNYYLSVSIFLLLIVGVALSGCSSKEAASATGDQVILVGTQNDYPPFAFADDNNELTGYDVEVVKAIDEQLDGYTFEFVAVPWDSMFLALESNKIQAIADQVAKTPERQEKYLFTDESYFASQTVIAVKTGREDIQTIEDLEGKKVGALAGDSYTLLLEEYNKKAAQPIDLKYSESGNPSEILQDVQNGRLDAYVNDPIMVNAVLEKNDLGVEIVGQPLVNDDMGIVMKKGEQGEKLKVLIDPILKELKQDGTLAELSKKWTGGEYIPE, from the coding sequence ATGAAGAGAAACTATTATTTGTCCGTATCCATATTTTTATTATTGATCGTCGGTGTGGCTTTGAGCGGATGTTCGTCAAAGGAAGCAGCAAGTGCAACTGGCGACCAAGTGATTTTAGTAGGAACACAAAATGATTATCCTCCTTTTGCCTTTGCGGACGATAACAATGAACTGACGGGCTATGACGTTGAAGTGGTAAAGGCGATTGATGAACAGCTGGACGGTTATACATTCGAGTTTGTCGCCGTTCCTTGGGACAGTATGTTTCTTGCATTGGAGTCAAATAAAATTCAGGCAATAGCGGATCAAGTAGCAAAAACACCAGAACGCCAAGAAAAGTACTTGTTCACCGATGAATCTTATTTTGCCTCTCAAACGGTTATCGCTGTAAAGACAGGAAGAGAAGATATCCAAACAATTGAAGATTTAGAAGGTAAGAAGGTCGGGGCCCTGGCAGGAGATTCTTACACATTGCTTTTAGAGGAATACAACAAAAAAGCAGCGCAGCCGATTGATTTGAAGTACAGCGAAAGTGGAAATCCTTCAGAAATTTTGCAAGATGTCCAAAATGGCCGTTTAGATGCTTATGTAAATGATCCGATCATGGTTAATGCGGTTTTAGAAAAGAATGACCTAGGTGTAGAGATTGTGGGACAGCCTTTGGTTAATGATGATATGGGAATTGTAATGAAAAAAGGGGAACAGGGCGAAAAGTTGAAGGTGTTGATTGATCCGATTCTGAAAGAACTTAAGCAGGACGGCACTTTAGCGGAGCTTTCCAAGAAATGGACTGGCGGAGAATATATCCCTGAATAG
- a CDS encoding DUF2178 domain-containing protein, with translation MWKSSTEISNSIFYPLKIWAEETSGNWNMLVGSGFVLVLLGVLLLYVYIKRIGKADERTNQIYLNSASIMLCGVVLFDLIFPKEYMWQIFFLFKYAFVFIAAGIYLAVRYKKELS, from the coding sequence ATGTGGAAATCTAGCACAGAAATATCAAATTCGATCTTTTATCCTTTGAAAATTTGGGCAGAAGAAACATCTGGTAATTGGAATATGCTTGTTGGCAGCGGTTTTGTATTAGTTTTATTAGGAGTGCTTCTGTTATATGTTTATATAAAAAGGATAGGCAAAGCTGATGAAAGAACAAATCAAATATATTTAAACAGTGCTTCCATAATGTTGTGTGGAGTAGTTCTGTTCGATTTGATTTTTCCGAAAGAGTATATGTGGCAAATTTTCTTCTTGTTCAAATATGCTTTCGTATTCATCGCTGCGGGAATATATCTAGCCGTTCGATATAAAAAGGAACTTTCTTAA
- a CDS encoding mannitol-1-phosphate 5-dehydrogenase, producing the protein MMMVKQTVHFGAGNIGRGFIGALFSESGYHVTFVDIAEQVINKLNEEQQYNVKLATAQEETTTIKNVSGLNNMTQENEVIEAIQQATYLTTAIGPNILPRIAPLMAKGIAQRVVETGDKLYVIACENQIGATDILKTHILNNLDEDTKRKLEGKVYFFNSAVDRIVPIQDQSSLDVLVEPYYEWVVETKEEIPPVTGMKIVEDLAPFIERKLFTVNTGHAVIAYLGYLEGKSTIDQTLADEKVAEGVRETLKETGAYLVKEYGLNQDEHLAYINKNIERFKNPFLNDGVARVGRSPIRKLGPEDRLVRPATQAQKAGLSYTNLAQAIAAALLFDYPEDEEAMEIQKMIQENGPAYVLKNVSNLDEDNDITKEVIRQYQLLKTRKQK; encoded by the coding sequence ATGATGATGGTGAAACAAACAGTTCATTTTGGAGCAGGAAACATAGGAAGAGGATTTATCGGTGCGTTATTTTCCGAGTCAGGCTATCATGTAACATTCGTGGATATCGCAGAACAGGTCATCAACAAATTAAATGAAGAACAGCAGTACAACGTGAAGCTGGCAACAGCGCAAGAAGAAACAACAACGATCAAAAACGTTTCCGGATTAAACAACATGACTCAAGAAAACGAAGTGATCGAGGCGATTCAACAAGCGACTTATTTGACGACAGCAATCGGGCCGAATATCTTGCCTCGGATTGCGCCATTGATGGCCAAGGGCATAGCTCAGCGCGTAGTGGAAACGGGTGACAAGCTTTATGTAATTGCCTGCGAAAACCAAATCGGGGCAACCGATATTTTAAAAACTCACATTTTAAACAATCTTGACGAAGACACGAAGCGGAAGCTAGAAGGCAAAGTTTATTTCTTCAACTCCGCCGTTGACCGAATTGTTCCAATCCAGGACCAAAGTTCACTCGATGTATTGGTCGAGCCTTACTACGAATGGGTTGTGGAAACTAAAGAAGAGATTCCACCGGTAACCGGGATGAAAATTGTTGAAGATCTTGCGCCTTTCATTGAACGCAAGCTATTTACTGTAAATACGGGACATGCCGTTATTGCGTACCTGGGCTACCTTGAAGGCAAATCGACGATCGACCAGACATTGGCCGATGAAAAGGTTGCAGAAGGGGTAAGAGAGACGCTCAAGGAGACAGGCGCGTATCTAGTGAAAGAGTACGGCTTGAATCAGGACGAGCACTTAGCTTACATCAACAAAAACATTGAACGCTTTAAAAATCCATTCTTAAACGACGGGGTCGCCAGAGTCGGCCGTTCGCCGATCCGCAAACTCGGCCCTGAAGACCGGTTGGTGCGTCCGGCAACCCAGGCGCAAAAAGCGGGGCTGTCTTACACGAATCTTGCCCAGGCAATTGCCGCTGCGTTATTGTTTGACTATCCAGAAGATGAAGAAGCAATGGAAATCCAGAAAATGATACAAGAAAACGGACCGGCTTATGTATTGAAAAACGTCAGCAACTTGGATGAAGACAACGACATCACAAAAGAAGTGATTCGCCAGTACCAGTTGTTAAAAACAAGAAAACAAAAGTAA
- a CDS encoding helix-turn-helix transcriptional regulator, whose translation MLTLKKEVEDYVENKVYEYRVLKRMTQKDLADAVGVSKQTIFVMEKNNYSPSLILAFRIADFFDVDVNDIFTYVKGSD comes from the coding sequence GTGTTGACATTGAAAAAAGAAGTTGAAGATTATGTAGAAAACAAAGTGTATGAGTATAGAGTTTTAAAAAGGATGACGCAAAAAGATTTGGCTGACGCTGTCGGTGTGTCTAAGCAAACTATATTTGTTATGGAGAAGAATAATTACTCTCCTTCTCTAATTTTGGCGTTTCGAATAGCTGATTTCTTTGATGTAGATGTTAACGATATTTTTACTTATGTGAAAGGAAGCGATTAA
- a CDS encoding amino acid permease has protein sequence MAKNEMKRGLEARHIQMIALGGTIGVGLFMGSASTIKWTGPSVMLAYAITGVFIFLIMRAMGEMLYLEPSTGSFATFGHKYIHPLAGYMTAWSNWFQWVIVGMAEIIAVGAYMNYWFPDLPPWIPGLIAMAILGAANLVSVKSFGEFEFWFAMIKIVTIVLMIVAGLGLIFFGLGNGGNAIGLSNLWEHGGFFTGGWTGFFFALSLVIGAYQGVELIGITAGEAKDPKKTLTKAIQSIIWRILIFYIGAIFIIVTVYPWDQLNTIGSPFVATFALVGITAAAGIINFVVITAAMSGCNSGIYSAGRMLYTLAMNGQAPKFFAKLSTNGVPIFSTLGVMLGLLIGVVLSYIAPENLFVYVYSASVLPGMIPWFVILISQIQFRKRNKAQMADHPFQMPFAPYTNYATIAFLLVVLVGMWFNDETRMSLLAGFVFLGIVIISFFAFGMGKRIPLEDLTDDEVSGETSAVVD, from the coding sequence ATGGCAAAAAACGAAATGAAAAGAGGCTTGGAAGCGCGTCATATTCAAATGATCGCTTTAGGCGGAACAATTGGTGTTGGTCTATTCATGGGTTCTGCCAGCACAATCAAATGGACAGGTCCGTCTGTCATGCTTGCTTATGCCATCACAGGGGTTTTTATCTTTTTAATCATGCGGGCAATGGGGGAAATGTTGTACTTGGAACCTAGTACAGGTTCGTTTGCGACATTTGGCCACAAATACATCCATCCGTTGGCTGGTTATATGACGGCGTGGAGCAACTGGTTCCAGTGGGTAATTGTCGGAATGGCAGAAATTATTGCTGTTGGGGCGTATATGAATTACTGGTTCCCGGATTTGCCGCCTTGGATACCGGGCCTTATCGCAATGGCGATTCTTGGTGCGGCAAACTTAGTTTCTGTTAAATCGTTTGGAGAATTTGAATTTTGGTTTGCGATGATCAAAATCGTGACCATTGTCTTGATGATCGTCGCCGGACTTGGCCTTATTTTCTTCGGGTTGGGCAATGGCGGCAACGCAATCGGTTTATCCAATCTATGGGAACATGGCGGCTTCTTTACAGGCGGCTGGACAGGATTTTTCTTTGCGTTATCTCTCGTAATCGGAGCTTATCAAGGCGTCGAATTGATCGGGATTACAGCAGGGGAAGCAAAAGATCCGAAAAAAACATTAACAAAAGCCATTCAAAGCATTATTTGGCGTATATTGATTTTCTACATCGGTGCCATTTTTATTATCGTAACGGTTTATCCATGGGATCAACTGAACACAATCGGCAGCCCATTTGTAGCAACGTTTGCATTAGTGGGAATTACAGCAGCTGCCGGCATTATTAACTTTGTCGTCATTACAGCGGCGATGTCCGGCTGCAACAGCGGGATCTACAGTGCAGGGCGTATGCTTTACACGCTGGCGATGAACGGACAAGCACCAAAATTCTTCGCAAAACTGTCTACAAATGGCGTACCAATTTTCAGTACCTTGGGTGTTATGCTCGGTTTACTTATCGGAGTTGTGCTTAGTTACATTGCTCCTGAGAATTTGTTTGTGTATGTCTACAGTGCAAGTGTGCTGCCAGGGATGATTCCATGGTTTGTCATCCTGATCAGCCAAATTCAATTCCGCAAAAGAAACAAGGCTCAAATGGCCGATCACCCGTTCCAAATGCCGTTTGCACCTTACACCAACTATGCAACGATCGCTTTCTTATTGGTGGTTCTAGTCGGCATGTGGTTCAATGACGAAACACGCATGTCACTTCTGGCAGGGTTTGTTTTCCTGGGGATCGTAATTATTAGCTTTTTCGCATTCGGAATGGGCAAACGCATTCCACTGGAAGATTTAACAGATGATGAAGTTTCTGGAGAAACTTCTGCGGTGGTTGATTAA
- a CDS encoding VOC family protein: MTSPIIHHISVINRDRYITFDFYHKLLGLEFLLKTVNQDEIEMLHLFFGDKTGRPGTEFSVFEMQNAPKKQFGTNSLERTVFAVPSEASLQFWLARFEAHEVFNCEIESYQGRKYLHFEDRDGIQLALTPLRIGKASEHAPHQSADIPLEHAILGIDSFQCRVRYADASARNFMKMHGLQKIETYEHNHHQVTVLGGEDALFGQQLHLIEDRIRDIEKQGIGSVHHIALNAKDRSYLYEVEKMILDTNFVYSGIKQRDFFESLYYREPNNLLIELATEQTNFVKPAMATADYDAIPLFLPDFLEGRRSYIENQIKR, from the coding sequence ATGACAAGCCCGATTATTCACCATATTTCAGTCATCAACCGTGACCGTTATATTACTTTTGATTTTTATCATAAGCTACTCGGTTTAGAATTTCTATTAAAAACAGTAAACCAAGATGAGATTGAAATGCTGCATTTATTCTTCGGCGACAAAACGGGGCGTCCGGGAACTGAATTTAGTGTGTTTGAAATGCAGAACGCCCCAAAAAAACAGTTTGGTACCAATAGTCTGGAACGTACTGTTTTTGCGGTGCCTTCTGAAGCGTCGCTCCAATTTTGGCTTGCCCGCTTCGAAGCCCATGAGGTATTTAATTGTGAAATTGAATCTTATCAAGGCAGGAAGTATTTACATTTTGAAGACCGTGACGGTATACAGCTGGCGTTGACGCCTCTGCGAATAGGCAAGGCATCCGAGCATGCACCGCACCAGTCAGCTGATATTCCACTGGAGCATGCCATTTTGGGCATTGATTCTTTTCAATGCCGCGTCCGGTATGCAGATGCTTCTGCACGTAATTTTATGAAAATGCATGGTCTGCAAAAAATAGAGACATACGAACACAATCATCACCAAGTAACCGTATTGGGAGGAGAAGATGCCTTGTTTGGGCAGCAGCTTCACCTAATCGAAGATCGGATTCGTGATATTGAAAAGCAAGGGATTGGTTCAGTTCACCATATTGCACTGAATGCCAAAGACCGAAGCTATTTGTACGAAGTGGAGAAAATGATTTTAGATACCAACTTCGTGTATTCAGGTATAAAACAACGCGATTTCTTCGAATCTTTGTATTACCGTGAGCCGAATAATTTGCTGATTGAATTAGCCACGGAGCAGACGAACTTTGTAAAACCAGCAATGGCAACGGCAGACTATGATGCCATTCCATTGTTTCTGCCGGATTTTTTAGAAGGCCGCCGCAGCTATATCGAAAACCAAATCAAGCGTTAG
- a CDS encoding VOC family protein codes for MQLGVFSVSLTVKDIHASKEFYEKLGFESFGGEIEQNWLIMKNGETIIGLFQGMFEKNLLTFNPGWDQDAQNLDAFTDIRDIQKQLKRDGVAFSSEADETTQGPASFIIEDPDGNPILVDQHR; via the coding sequence ATGCAACTAGGCGTTTTTTCAGTCAGTTTAACGGTAAAGGATATACACGCGTCAAAAGAGTTTTACGAAAAACTGGGATTCGAGTCATTCGGCGGTGAAATCGAGCAGAACTGGCTCATTATGAAAAACGGCGAAACAATTATTGGGTTATTCCAAGGCATGTTTGAAAAAAATCTCCTTACCTTTAATCCAGGATGGGATCAAGATGCACAAAACCTGGATGCCTTTACAGACATCCGCGACATTCAGAAACAACTGAAAAGGGACGGTGTAGCGTTTTCCAGCGAAGCTGATGAAACTACTCAAGGTCCGGCCAGTTTTATCATTGAAGACCCTGATGGCAACCCCATTCTGGTTGACCAGCACCGCTAA
- a CDS encoding malate:quinone oxidoreductase has translation MSSSHNKSDVILIGAGVMSATLGAMLKELSPEWNIKIFEKLEKAGEESSNEWNNAGTGHAALCELNYTPEKPDGSIEIAKAIKINEQFQLSRQFWSFLVNNKRISSPKDFIMPIPHMSMVLGEDDVQFLKKRFAALSGNPLFKDMEYSEDPEKLKEWIPLIMEERTSSEPIAATKIDSGTDVNFGALTNMLIDHLKNQNVEVNYKHAIKDIKRTKEGMWEVKVHNMLSDKIEYHTAKFIFIGAGGGSLPLLQKTGIPESKHIGGFPVSGLFLVCKDPEIVEKHHAKVYGKAKLGAPPMSVPHLDTRYIDNKKSLLFGPFAGFSPKFLKTGSNMDLIGSVKPSNVFTMLAAGAKEMSLTKYLVQQVMLSNEKRVEELREFVPTAKLEDWEVVVAGQRVQVIKDTDKGKGTLQFGTEIVTASDGSVAALLGASPGASTAVHAMLEIFEKCFPQELKQWEPKIKEMIPSYGVSLSENPELFEEIHASTAKALGLDDKDWAGVETKVLSEKA, from the coding sequence ATGAGCAGCAGTCACAACAAATCAGACGTTATCTTAATTGGTGCCGGAGTTATGAGCGCGACTTTAGGGGCCATGCTAAAAGAGTTATCACCAGAATGGAACATCAAAATATTTGAGAAGCTCGAAAAGGCAGGAGAAGAAAGCTCTAACGAATGGAACAATGCGGGGACTGGGCATGCTGCACTGTGTGAGCTTAACTATACACCTGAGAAACCTGACGGATCGATTGAAATCGCAAAAGCGATAAAAATCAATGAGCAGTTCCAATTGTCGCGCCAGTTCTGGTCCTTCCTTGTAAACAACAAGCGGATCAGCAGCCCGAAAGATTTTATCATGCCGATTCCGCATATGAGCATGGTGCTGGGAGAAGACGACGTACAATTCTTGAAAAAACGTTTTGCTGCGTTATCGGGCAATCCTTTGTTCAAAGACATGGAGTATTCCGAGGATCCAGAAAAGCTGAAAGAATGGATCCCGCTTATCATGGAAGAGCGCACTTCAAGCGAGCCGATTGCCGCAACAAAAATTGACTCTGGAACAGACGTCAATTTCGGTGCATTAACAAATATGCTGATCGATCACTTGAAAAACCAAAACGTCGAAGTGAACTATAAGCACGCCATCAAAGATATTAAACGCACGAAAGAAGGCATGTGGGAAGTGAAAGTCCACAACATGCTTAGCGATAAAATTGAATACCATACTGCAAAATTCATCTTTATCGGCGCTGGCGGCGGAAGTCTGCCATTGCTGCAAAAAACCGGCATTCCGGAATCAAAACATATCGGAGGATTCCCGGTAAGCGGGCTGTTCCTTGTATGTAAAGATCCAGAGATCGTCGAGAAACATCACGCAAAAGTTTACGGCAAAGCAAAACTTGGCGCTCCGCCAATGTCTGTGCCTCACCTTGATACGCGTTACATCGACAACAAAAAATCATTGCTGTTCGGGCCGTTCGCCGGCTTCTCACCAAAGTTTTTGAAAACAGGTTCGAATATGGACTTGATCGGTTCTGTGAAACCGAGCAACGTCTTTACGATGCTTGCAGCAGGCGCAAAAGAAATGTCATTGACGAAATACTTGGTTCAGCAAGTGATGTTGTCCAATGAAAAACGCGTTGAAGAATTGCGCGAGTTTGTTCCAACTGCGAAACTTGAAGATTGGGAAGTAGTAGTAGCGGGGCAACGCGTGCAAGTTATTAAAGATACCGACAAAGGCAAAGGAACTCTTCAGTTTGGTACAGAAATCGTTACCGCTTCTGACGGTTCGGTCGCTGCTTTGCTGGGAGCTTCTCCGGGAGCATCCACGGCTGTTCACGCGATGCTTGAGATCTTTGAAAAATGCTTCCCACAAGAGTTGAAACAGTGGGAGCCGAAAATTAAAGAAATGATTCCTTCTTACGGCGTTTCTTTATCCGAAAACCCTGAACTTTTTGAGGAAATCCACGCTTCAACAGCGAAAGCTCTTGGCTTGGACGATAAAGACTGGGCGGGTGTAGAAACAAAAGTATTGAGCGAAAAAGCTTAA
- a CDS encoding DUF4317 domain-containing protein, whose amino-acid sequence MNKNDIADIRKRFKLDTDLLKIADIYNVYIKGETSEIFHEESRSFSLLDREQQELFLNNFKKVLGGKLDEKLFEVKFQPQEEGQADHTQRLLYEGLETDDTADWKENMQRIALKMVEERPYEKDMVITFIRGNYFKTTKRKADETEIDMRDEVYNTPFILSSMNQTELPKSSLVFDFIEKEFKSNVLVDPVIKLASPIGGFLFPSFTDNAADINHIVYAASKANKPDFQFIENVLNGQEIMTAEEDKAVFEEIVKAVIGEEVNSRTLAGVYDEINHMLVVDKESEDDEEAPTLDTVEVVRVLKASGVKDVSMEKVERAFQQVVEDKTYEMKASHVVPSYASKSIKISTKVAEIKISPQDLRYVKQVNYNGRRCILIEVEEDTMIEGFKLIEEELLE is encoded by the coding sequence ATGAATAAGAATGATATAGCAGATATTCGAAAACGATTTAAGCTGGATACCGATTTGCTGAAAATCGCTGACATTTATAATGTTTACATCAAAGGGGAAACCAGTGAGATCTTTCATGAGGAGAGCCGCTCATTTTCTTTATTGGACCGCGAACAGCAAGAACTGTTCCTTAACAACTTTAAAAAGGTATTAGGCGGGAAGCTGGATGAGAAGCTGTTTGAGGTGAAGTTCCAGCCTCAAGAAGAAGGACAAGCGGACCATACGCAGCGGTTGCTGTATGAAGGACTAGAGACAGATGATACAGCTGATTGGAAAGAAAATATGCAGCGCATCGCCTTGAAGATGGTTGAAGAAAGACCTTATGAAAAAGACATGGTCATCACGTTCATTCGCGGAAATTATTTTAAAACGACAAAACGCAAGGCCGATGAAACGGAAATAGACATGAGGGATGAAGTGTACAACACTCCATTTATCCTTAGCAGCATGAATCAAACCGAACTGCCAAAAAGTTCACTGGTGTTTGATTTTATAGAGAAAGAATTCAAGTCGAATGTGCTGGTTGATCCCGTTATTAAATTGGCTTCTCCAATCGGAGGATTTCTGTTCCCTAGCTTTACGGACAATGCGGCAGACATCAATCACATCGTTTATGCGGCAAGCAAAGCGAATAAACCGGATTTCCAATTTATCGAGAATGTGCTGAACGGCCAAGAAATCATGACTGCTGAGGAAGATAAAGCCGTATTCGAAGAGATTGTCAAAGCTGTAATCGGAGAAGAAGTGAATTCGAGAACCCTTGCCGGTGTATATGATGAAATCAATCATATGTTAGTGGTGGACAAAGAAAGTGAAGATGACGAAGAAGCGCCAACTTTAGACACGGTAGAGGTTGTACGTGTGCTGAAGGCGAGCGGTGTAAAAGACGTGAGTATGGAAAAAGTGGAGAGAGCCTTTCAACAGGTGGTTGAAGACAAAACCTATGAAATGAAAGCGAGCCATGTTGTACCAAGCTACGCATCGAAGTCCATCAAAATCAGCACAAAAGTCGCGGAAATTAAAATCAGCCCCCAAGACTTACGATACGTCAAACAAGTCAATTACAACGGCAGACGCTGCATCTTGATCGAAGTGGAAGAAGACACGATGATTGAAGGATTCAAGCTGATAGAGGAAGAGTTGTTGGAGTAG
- the solA gene encoding N-methyl-L-tryptophan oxidase, producing MTKETEFDVAIIGAGTMGMAAGAFLAQQGVKTVLIDAFDPPHVKGSHHGDTRLIRHAYGEGRQYVTLVKRAQQLWEELEQQTGYKIFEKTGVLGFGPEDSPFLQETIAAAQNYDLPLEILKSQEIKERWPGFSVPDHFIGCFEAGSGIIYSENAIKAFKETAIKNGAHLVTNTPVQHIDMNDEHGVKISTENTTFYAKKVIITAGAWAAKLLPDLNLPIQPIRKAVGWFEAPADLYDAANFPSFFIEDQDKKAYGFPSLNGSGLKIGKSDGGQAIDPDLHTQNFGLFESDEGDLRHLLETYIPGANGKLNQGKTCLYTNSSDHDFIVDYHPENKDVIFACGFSGHGFKFGSVMGEVLSQMALDGQSQFDISIFSLKRFGM from the coding sequence ATGACAAAAGAAACTGAGTTTGACGTAGCAATAATTGGAGCCGGAACAATGGGAATGGCTGCCGGTGCCTTTTTGGCGCAACAAGGAGTAAAAACAGTGTTAATTGACGCCTTTGACCCGCCGCACGTTAAGGGAAGCCATCACGGGGATACCCGCTTAATCCGGCATGCGTATGGAGAAGGCCGACAATACGTCACGCTAGTGAAGCGTGCCCAGCAATTATGGGAGGAACTTGAACAGCAGACTGGTTATAAAATCTTTGAAAAAACCGGAGTTCTTGGCTTCGGCCCGGAAGACTCCCCTTTTCTTCAGGAAACCATTGCAGCTGCTCAAAACTATGATCTTCCGTTAGAGATACTTAAGAGCCAGGAAATCAAAGAAAGATGGCCTGGGTTTTCAGTACCTGATCATTTTATCGGATGCTTTGAAGCAGGATCGGGAATCATTTACAGCGAAAATGCGATAAAGGCCTTTAAAGAAACCGCGATTAAAAATGGAGCACATCTTGTAACAAATACACCCGTTCAGCACATCGATATGAATGACGAACACGGGGTGAAAATTTCGACCGAAAACACGACATTTTATGCTAAAAAGGTGATCATCACTGCAGGGGCATGGGCAGCAAAATTATTACCGGATTTAAACCTTCCTATTCAGCCCATCCGTAAAGCCGTTGGCTGGTTTGAAGCTCCTGCCGACCTCTATGACGCTGCTAATTTTCCATCCTTTTTTATAGAAGATCAGGATAAAAAGGCTTATGGTTTCCCCAGCTTGAATGGTTCCGGCCTTAAAATCGGAAAATCCGATGGCGGGCAAGCAATTGATCCGGACCTGCATACACAGAACTTTGGACTGTTTGAATCAGATGAAGGTGACTTGAGGCATCTGCTTGAAACTTATATTCCCGGCGCAAACGGGAAACTAAATCAAGGGAAAACTTGTTTGTATACAAATTCGAGTGATCACGATTTTATCGTTGATTATCATCCTGAAAATAAAGACGTTATTTTTGCCTGCGGTTTTTCTGGTCATGGTTTCAAATTTGGAAGTGTCATGGGAGAAGTGTTGAGCCAAATGGCTTTAGACGGACAAAGTCAGTTTGATATTTCCATATTCTCTCTCAAGCGATTTGGTATGTAA
- a CDS encoding alpha/beta hydrolase — MEQFNIAAKSDTSFIVFHGTGGNEYSLLQVVGDIDPTANIRAYIGDVGTGKERRFFAPLENGQINRTDLDKHVESFLKDWAQQKPEGKVIMLGYSNGANFLLALLEKEPNLADAVILLHPSNLSYHFSGTSNTALILTAGARDVVSIPGESLKLSKTLAAHFPQTTFKLFDHGHDIVDEEVRFIRSQLAQQI, encoded by the coding sequence ATGGAACAGTTTAACATAGCTGCAAAATCCGATACATCATTTATTGTTTTTCACGGTACAGGCGGAAATGAATATTCCCTGCTGCAAGTTGTGGGCGACATCGACCCAACTGCTAATATTCGCGCCTATATCGGTGACGTTGGCACAGGAAAAGAACGCCGCTTTTTTGCGCCTTTGGAAAATGGCCAAATTAATCGCACCGATCTTGATAAGCATGTTGAGTCGTTTTTAAAAGATTGGGCGCAGCAAAAACCTGAAGGCAAAGTTATCATGTTAGGCTATTCAAATGGAGCCAATTTCTTGCTGGCCCTTCTGGAGAAAGAACCGAACCTTGCAGACGCGGTGATCCTTTTGCACCCATCCAATTTAAGTTATCATTTTTCCGGAACTTCAAACACAGCGCTTATTTTAACAGCTGGCGCACGCGATGTCGTTTCGATTCCGGGTGAATCCTTGAAATTATCCAAAACACTTGCTGCCCATTTCCCCCAAACAACGTTCAAGCTATTCGATCACGGACATGACATCGTGGACGAAGAAGTAAGGTTTATTCGTTCCCAACTGGCCCAGCAAATATAA